A single Pedobacter sp. PACM 27299 DNA region contains:
- a CDS encoding RagB/SusD family nutrient uptake outer membrane protein yields the protein MNFKYKSKYKLVLLIPLLFSVASCKDLLDPKPLLYVSEENSIVNKKSADAALIGTYSALSQNSYQGNTFRYILNLSDDNLRWVGNSPSNREFDVHDVFATNTSISALWGALYSTINSSNNLIQSVPKVNDQTFSQTDRNTAVGEAYFIRALAYFDLVRLWGNVPIITESTRNPNSGNGIGNSTPAQVYKQVGEDLEAAQNLLPGSPAVLNRNRASIYAVYALKSRLFLYLGQWQQAIDYADLVIRETAKFSLVPSYSAFFNAKNTTESIFEIDYTINNKNSWAGNWFASNITGGTRELLPTDEFIALIRGPYGGDRKSLLLDINTPPKGIITYGNMNFKLSTGENQVYAIRIAELYLIRAEAKAELNKTTEAVSDIRTIRLRAKAADEDLNGLTDKSLIIAKVLQERRLELAYESHRWFDLIRRGLAQQVLGIGDANKLLYPIPRQELLVDKALKQNPGYN from the coding sequence ATGAACTTTAAATATAAATCAAAATATAAGCTGGTACTGCTGATTCCTCTATTGTTTTCAGTGGCTTCCTGCAAGGATTTACTAGACCCAAAACCACTTTTATATGTATCGGAAGAAAATAGTATTGTCAACAAGAAAAGTGCAGATGCAGCCCTAATCGGTACTTATAGTGCCTTAAGTCAGAATAGTTATCAGGGCAATACCTTCCGGTATATCCTGAACCTTTCGGATGATAATTTGCGATGGGTAGGAAACTCACCTTCGAACCGGGAATTTGATGTGCATGATGTTTTTGCCACAAATACCTCGATTAGCGCACTGTGGGGCGCTTTGTATAGCACCATTAACAGCAGCAATAACCTCATTCAATCTGTTCCAAAAGTAAACGACCAAACCTTTTCGCAGACCGATAGGAATACCGCAGTTGGAGAGGCTTACTTTATTCGCGCATTGGCTTATTTCGACTTGGTACGGCTTTGGGGAAATGTGCCCATCATTACAGAAAGTACGCGCAATCCCAATAGTGGAAATGGGATTGGGAACAGTACACCAGCTCAGGTATATAAACAAGTTGGCGAAGACCTGGAAGCGGCACAAAACCTGCTGCCTGGCAGTCCGGCTGTACTGAATCGCAACCGTGCCTCTATCTATGCGGTTTACGCCTTGAAATCAAGGCTGTTTCTTTACCTGGGGCAATGGCAGCAGGCCATCGATTATGCAGATCTGGTGATCAGGGAAACGGCGAAATTCAGTCTGGTACCTAGTTATTCCGCTTTCTTCAATGCTAAAAATACAACGGAATCTATTTTTGAGATCGATTATACCATCAACAATAAAAACTCATGGGCCGGAAACTGGTTCGCCAGTAATATTACCGGTGGTACGCGGGAACTCTTGCCAACGGATGAGTTTATTGCTTTAATAAGGGGCCCTTATGGTGGAGACCGCAAATCTTTATTGCTCGACATCAATACGCCTCCAAAGGGCATCATCACTTACGGAAACATGAATTTTAAACTATCTACCGGCGAAAACCAGGTCTATGCCATACGGATTGCAGAATTATACCTGATTCGTGCGGAAGCCAAAGCAGAATTAAATAAAACAACAGAAGCCGTTTCAGACATCAGAACCATCCGGTTACGTGCCAAAGCAGCAGATGAGGATTTAAACGGGCTAACGGACAAAAGCCTCATCATTGCTAAAGTCCTGCAGGAACGCAGATTGGAATTGGCTTATGAAAGTCACCGCTGGTTTGACCTCATTCGCAGGGGACTTGCGCAGCAAGTGCTGGGCATCGGTGATGCTAATAAGTTGCTGTACCCCATTCCACGTCAGGAGCTTTTGGTAGATAAAGCGCTTAAACAAAATCCAGGTTATAATTAA
- a CDS encoding serine hydrolase, which yields MKQSSSDLNTLDRKIIQWQKDLNIPNVAIGIIENNRLVKAKVYGNLSNGAPAPQSTIFEVASLTKVVFSTMVLKLVQDGKWDLDEPLAHYFVDPEVASSAYSKMISSRHVLSQQSGFDNWRWMNSTGKLTFNFEPGTKFNYSGDGMEYLKSAIEKKFNRSLAQLSDSILFKPLQLKDTHHEWDGKTNFDKHSRMYDADGKEITRTDYSISASAAAGLTTSIDDLSKFAIAVLKGELISKKLHQEMIKTQAVISPNLQQGLGWRIINDLPNHEYALQHAGNDQGVAAIMVLLPKSKRGIIVLTNADNGLMMCNNVVRAAFPEGTEIIHKAYKSTRPNESASSLKLTDDVLKSYAGKYKREDGVDITVTLKDSGLVLRMAGIPLLNLLPQTDHEFFLMDLDATVFFTKNNDGTINSVSIKDGENVIKCLKTGD from the coding sequence ATGAAGCAAAGCTCATCTGACCTGAATACGTTAGACCGCAAAATTATACAATGGCAAAAGGATTTAAACATCCCGAATGTGGCCATTGGCATCATAGAAAACAATAGACTGGTCAAAGCGAAGGTCTATGGAAACCTAAGTAATGGAGCTCCAGCTCCTCAAAGCACGATCTTCGAAGTAGCTTCCCTTACTAAAGTAGTATTTTCCACAATGGTGCTTAAACTAGTTCAGGATGGGAAATGGGACCTCGATGAACCTCTTGCCCATTATTTTGTAGATCCGGAAGTGGCTTCCAGCGCTTATTCTAAGATGATCAGCAGCCGCCATGTACTCAGTCAGCAATCTGGTTTTGACAATTGGCGATGGATGAATTCAACAGGAAAACTAACTTTTAACTTTGAACCGGGCACAAAATTCAATTATTCCGGAGATGGAATGGAATACCTCAAATCTGCGATCGAGAAGAAATTCAACCGCTCTTTAGCACAGCTTTCCGATTCCATTCTTTTCAAGCCTTTACAGCTAAAGGACACTCATCATGAATGGGATGGAAAAACGAATTTTGACAAACACAGCAGAATGTATGATGCAGATGGCAAAGAAATTACCAGAACCGACTATTCAATTAGCGCCAGTGCTGCAGCAGGTTTAACGACCAGCATTGACGATCTTTCCAAATTTGCAATAGCGGTATTAAAGGGAGAGCTGATCTCGAAAAAGCTACACCAGGAAATGATAAAAACACAGGCTGTCATTAGCCCAAATCTTCAGCAAGGTTTAGGATGGCGGATCATCAACGACCTTCCCAACCATGAATATGCATTACAACATGCCGGAAACGATCAGGGTGTTGCGGCAATCATGGTATTACTGCCAAAATCCAAGCGAGGAATCATCGTTTTAACCAATGCAGATAATGGATTAATGATGTGTAATAATGTGGTTAGAGCCGCCTTCCCTGAAGGTACAGAGATTATTCACAAGGCTTATAAAAGTACAAGACCAAATGAATCAGCATCAAGCCTAAAACTAACAGATGATGTTTTAAAATCGTATGCAGGAAAATATAAAAGAGAGGATGGTGTGGATATAACGGTTACTTTAAAAGACAGCGGATTGGTATTAAGAATGGCAGGGATTCCCTTGTTAAATTTGCTTCCACAAACCGATCACGAGTTTTTCCTTATGGACTTAGATGCCACCGTATTTTTCACTAAGAACAATGATGGAACCATCAACTCAGTTTCTATTAAAGACGGAGAAAATGTGATCAAATGTTTAAAAACAGGAGATTAA
- a CDS encoding outer membrane beta-barrel family protein, with product MYSKILTGLFLLFSLTCAAQIKITGKLVDMESKPVSYASVLLLTSDSLLYQNELTTKEGDFTLIAKPGQYLIKLSIFGKLLYRKPIQLNQNIDLGVLQVNLNNELKTVHIVGQRPIVQMENDKLIFNVENSPLKSGYSGLDVLARAPRLQVNGDGAVLLRNKIPVIYVNGRQLYLTGRDLASYLSSLNAEMIQSIEIQAQASADADASAQGGVVNIILKKPVKGLSANVTASYTYRKGNIWSDYLGLNTNYGSDKWNFYTKISYGKDKDFGTYQTSKLFSNQSRNEADGLFNGDKRNVNLLGGVVFYPDSKNEFGAELYYNNGKGLYTTPESLTVYEPSLSSISSNQRSENFKNKVWYWALNYTFKLDSLGSTLKFILNAGHHENPSDNATNTDYTFGNFNSSLTIFNVNPLSDYYVVQGDLTKKYKNGFQLKTGLKMSSVNRDHQLNTSIFQAPDYLLSSYNKENFTNKENITAVYGTLSGKTSKKSNFNLGLRAEYTDFSGKDKINAIQVSKHYLNLFPRLYYGYTIAPKKTISISLARNIQRPSFRDLNPFVTKENDYSYLQGNPDLKPQFTNSLDISYQFPKQSLSFYINHTENLIAGVYTNTGNITYYKPQNFGSQSRYGLDYSYFSNLTKWLYTNTTLGAYYYQFKNGDLQPSQYSFNSNIYTRFNMSKTWSADLLNVFNSRFQNYVVSAAPQYRLDFSLQKSILAGKAQLKFACNDVFNTQRDKNFSTYENFSLDFYQKRRTRSFLFMFVYSFSTQQKIKNKAIEANQEIRGRL from the coding sequence ATGTATTCAAAAATCCTGACCGGGCTCTTCCTTCTATTTTCCTTAACCTGCGCTGCGCAGATAAAAATCACAGGAAAGCTGGTAGATATGGAATCAAAGCCTGTCAGTTATGCTTCGGTCCTACTCCTGACCAGTGATTCCTTGCTTTATCAAAATGAATTAACGACTAAAGAAGGTGATTTTACGCTGATCGCGAAACCGGGTCAGTATTTGATTAAACTGAGTATTTTTGGCAAGCTACTGTATCGTAAACCCATACAGCTGAATCAGAATATAGACCTCGGTGTTTTGCAGGTCAATCTAAACAACGAACTCAAAACAGTTCATATTGTTGGTCAGCGTCCTATCGTACAGATGGAAAACGACAAACTGATATTTAATGTAGAAAACAGCCCTTTAAAATCAGGATACTCGGGACTTGATGTGCTTGCCAGGGCACCAAGGCTCCAGGTGAACGGTGACGGAGCCGTACTGTTACGGAATAAAATACCGGTAATTTATGTGAATGGAAGACAGCTGTATCTCACTGGCCGAGATTTGGCCAGTTATCTTTCCAGCCTGAATGCTGAAATGATCCAAAGCATTGAAATTCAAGCCCAGGCTTCCGCAGATGCAGACGCTTCCGCACAAGGCGGTGTGGTCAATATTATTCTTAAGAAGCCTGTAAAAGGCCTTAGCGCTAATGTCACCGCTTCCTATACCTATAGAAAAGGAAACATCTGGTCGGACTATCTAGGCCTCAACACCAATTACGGATCGGATAAATGGAATTTCTATACCAAAATTAGTTATGGAAAAGACAAGGATTTTGGCACTTACCAGACCAGCAAGCTGTTTTCAAATCAAAGTAGAAATGAAGCAGATGGCCTTTTCAATGGTGATAAAAGAAATGTCAACCTGCTCGGTGGTGTCGTTTTCTATCCGGACAGCAAAAATGAATTTGGTGCAGAATTGTATTACAACAATGGAAAAGGCTTATACACCACCCCTGAATCCTTAACTGTTTATGAGCCCTCACTTTCTTCCATCAGCAGTAATCAACGCTCAGAGAATTTTAAGAACAAAGTCTGGTATTGGGCACTGAATTACACCTTTAAACTGGATAGCCTGGGCAGTACGCTGAAATTTATTCTGAATGCGGGGCATCATGAAAATCCGAGCGATAACGCCACAAACACAGATTATACATTCGGAAATTTCAATTCCAGTCTGACTATATTTAATGTGAATCCCCTATCTGATTATTACGTGGTTCAGGGTGATTTGACTAAAAAATATAAAAATGGCTTTCAATTAAAGACTGGATTAAAAATGAGTTCTGTAAACAGGGACCATCAGCTGAACACCAGTATTTTTCAGGCCCCGGACTATTTGCTGAGCAGTTATAACAAGGAAAATTTCACAAACAAAGAAAATATCACCGCAGTTTATGGCACATTAAGCGGTAAAACCTCCAAGAAAAGCAATTTTAACCTGGGGCTAAGGGCAGAATACACCGATTTTTCCGGCAAAGATAAAATCAATGCCATCCAGGTCTCCAAGCATTATTTAAACCTCTTTCCGCGTTTATATTACGGCTATACCATTGCCCCGAAAAAAACCATTTCAATTTCCTTAGCCCGAAATATCCAGCGCCCTTCATTCAGGGATTTAAACCCTTTTGTCACCAAAGAAAATGATTACTCTTACCTGCAGGGAAATCCTGACCTTAAGCCACAGTTTACCAATAGCCTGGACATCAGCTACCAGTTCCCCAAACAATCGCTCTCTTTTTATATAAACCATACCGAGAATTTAATCGCAGGTGTGTATACCAATACAGGAAATATCACCTATTATAAACCCCAGAACTTTGGCTCGCAATCCAGGTATGGGCTAGATTATAGCTACTTCAGTAACCTGACGAAATGGTTGTATACCAATACGACTTTAGGTGCTTATTATTACCAGTTTAAAAATGGCGATTTACAGCCTTCCCAATATTCTTTCAACAGTAATATTTATACGCGGTTCAATATGTCTAAAACCTGGTCTGCAGACTTATTAAACGTATTCAATTCCAGATTTCAGAACTATGTAGTGAGTGCTGCCCCTCAATACAGGCTTGATTTTAGTCTGCAGAAAAGCATTCTTGCAGGAAAAGCACAGCTGAAGTTCGCTTGTAATGATGTATTCAATACCCAGCGCGACAAGAATTTTTCTACCTACGAGAATTTTAGCCTAGATTTTTATCAAAAAAGAAGAACAAGGTCTTTCCTTTTTATGTTTGTTTACAGCTTTAGCACGCAGCAAAAAATAAAGAATAAAGCTATTGAGGCTAACCAGGAAATCAGAGGCCGGCTATAA
- a CDS encoding sensor histidine kinase, which translates to MKVERKIKWLIASCVVIVGTLSFIQYALVLNTYKLTKEKYYTEIRSEIAKLINRPSVAVLEEKTQENLKHLARLFVLQQIDKTTLFARLNKSDNTEMDSLKQQLFQDIQSNKILKDLKYKAQYDEILITFNGKTDTLLSTREAPFVFLGSPFQTPNTLLIGNGSNTIVDSFAKADGSGSSAMKLQIQRAQYLEVSTWKAEVWKRMAGIYLLAFLMIVAVIILYYLVFSAMFRQKRLAEIKTDFANNITHELKTPLSSVGLILKSLEREEVRSNPQLTDELLASLNRQHFKIQKLVDFVLETALTSPHEVKKISVDITSYLQDYVKELRTENHQFTSSIPPEKHNVLINLEILDKILNNLIENALKYSQEGTVISLKSKVLHRKYRIEITDEGPGIPLAYQPFIFDKFFRIPTHNQHDVKGLGLGLYLSKQAANLIGAELIMESRSGAGSTFILEIKYG; encoded by the coding sequence ATGAAAGTTGAAAGAAAAATCAAATGGTTAATTGCTTCCTGCGTAGTTATAGTAGGGACACTGTCTTTTATTCAGTATGCGCTGGTCTTAAATACTTATAAGTTAACGAAGGAAAAGTATTATACAGAGATCCGTTCTGAAATAGCAAAACTCATTAACAGGCCATCTGTTGCTGTTCTTGAGGAAAAAACTCAGGAAAATCTGAAGCATTTGGCAAGGCTTTTCGTTTTACAGCAGATCGATAAAACAACTTTATTTGCCAGGCTCAATAAGAGCGATAATACGGAAATGGATAGCTTAAAACAGCAGCTTTTTCAGGACATACAGTCGAATAAAATCTTAAAAGATTTGAAATATAAAGCTCAGTATGATGAAATTCTGATCACTTTTAATGGAAAAACCGATACTTTATTGTCTACCCGGGAGGCGCCTTTTGTTTTTCTTGGCAGCCCTTTCCAAACCCCGAACACTTTATTAATCGGGAATGGCAGCAACACCATTGTAGATAGTTTTGCCAAAGCTGATGGGAGCGGAAGCTCGGCGATGAAATTACAGATTCAACGCGCTCAGTATTTGGAAGTCTCTACCTGGAAAGCGGAGGTATGGAAGCGTATGGCAGGAATCTATCTATTGGCATTTTTAATGATTGTAGCGGTGATTATCCTTTATTATCTGGTATTCAGTGCCATGTTCCGACAAAAAAGGCTGGCCGAAATCAAAACAGATTTCGCAAATAATATCACACATGAGCTAAAAACACCTTTGAGCTCTGTTGGCTTGATCTTAAAGAGTCTGGAAAGGGAGGAGGTACGTTCCAATCCTCAGCTGACAGACGAACTTCTAGCTTCCCTGAACCGGCAGCATTTTAAGATCCAAAAGCTGGTCGATTTTGTGCTGGAAACAGCCCTGACATCCCCTCATGAAGTTAAAAAAATAAGCGTCGATATCACTTCCTACCTACAAGATTACGTGAAGGAGCTGAGAACGGAAAACCATCAGTTTACCAGTTCGATTCCTCCTGAAAAACATAACGTTTTGATAAATCTGGAGATTTTAGATAAAATCTTAAACAACCTGATTGAAAATGCATTAAAGTATAGCCAGGAAGGCACAGTCATTTCCTTAAAAAGTAAAGTGCTGCATCGTAAATATAGGATCGAAATTACTGATGAAGGACCTGGAATTCCTTTAGCCTATCAGCCGTTTATTTTTGATAAGTTTTTTCGTATTCCTACACATAATCAGCATGATGTAAAAGGTCTTGGCCTTGGTTTATACCTGAGCAAACAAGCGGCAAATTTAATAGGAGCAGAGCTGATCATGGAAAGCAGATCAGGGGCTGGAAGCACATTTATTCTGGAAATAAAATATGGATAG
- a CDS encoding response regulator transcription factor translates to MDSKILIVEDDLDLGNLLKQYMEMNGFQVKRVFNGLEAFDELKLNSYDLMVLDVMMPELDGFSLAKKLNNYYPELPFLFVTAKTMREDRLAGLKLGADDYIVKPFDADELILRIRNILKRTKNEIKKINKVFNIGLFSFDYKNLHLKSEDFEKILTEKEADLLYYLCSNQDELIKREDILVYLWKEPDFFNGRSMDVFMSRLRKYLIKDPAIHIESVRGVGFRFYVDVK, encoded by the coding sequence ATGGATAGCAAGATACTTATTGTAGAAGACGACCTTGACCTGGGAAACCTGCTCAAGCAATACATGGAGATGAATGGATTTCAGGTAAAACGGGTATTCAATGGTCTGGAAGCTTTTGATGAGCTAAAGCTGAACTCCTATGATTTGATGGTCCTCGATGTGATGATGCCTGAGCTGGACGGCTTTAGCCTGGCAAAGAAATTGAATAATTATTATCCCGAGCTGCCCTTCCTATTTGTCACGGCAAAAACCATGAGGGAAGATAGATTGGCAGGCTTAAAGCTTGGCGCTGATGATTATATTGTTAAGCCTTTTGATGCGGATGAATTGATCCTACGCATCAGAAATATCTTAAAGCGGACGAAAAATGAAATCAAAAAGATCAATAAGGTTTTTAATATTGGTCTCTTCTCTTTTGATTATAAGAATCTGCACTTAAAATCTGAGGATTTCGAAAAGATACTCACAGAGAAAGAGGCAGATTTACTGTACTACCTATGTTCAAATCAGGATGAACTGATTAAAAGAGAAGACATTTTAGTCTACTTATGGAAGGAACCAGACTTTTTTAATGGCAGGAGCATGGATGTATTTATGAGCAGATTGAGGAAGTATCTTATCAAAGATCCCGCCATCCATATTGAAAGCGTTAGAGGGGTAGGCTTTAGGTTTTATGTGGATGTAAAATAA
- a CDS encoding peptidase domain-containing ABC transporter: protein MPDFIAQQDQMDCGPACLAMVAAAHGKDYEMQYLRDQSFISREGVSLLGITEAAEKIGLQTACVKIELQHLNEVPLPCILHWNQNHFVVLKKTRKQLSFFKKEKWSYKIADPAKGILSIQEDTLNRSWLNEDGKGIALMLNPTAEFYNAKPIKTKQSKTAYLSKIISPYKIDLMKLLGCLLIGNLFTLSFPFLTQALVDYGISPKNLDHVFTILLAQCFVFLGSVMVEITRNTMTLFIGTRLNIAIISDFLRKLLKLPIKFFDTKMMGDFNQRIMDHERIENFLTSQSLITVFSFVNLLVFFFVLGCYNIQIVAVYSVLTAFAIGWTLIFMNKRKLLDYSRFQNKSENQEAIFEMISGMQEIKMNSFEDYKRNEWETIQKKAFNINYKALKINQLQITGFDFVNQLKNILVTYFAAREAIAGNITLGAVLAISYIIGQMNGPINQLLGFFRSLQDAGLSLDRLSEIQDQKEEELTGQLSFNPLAVSAGRSGLLIKDLNFQYEGPRSPFVLMDINLYLPDGKTTAIVGTSGSGKTTLMKLLLKFYDPTAGKILLNEDELSNISAKSWRENCGIVLQDGFIFSDTIERNIATGDVVIDYQRLEHAISVANIKDFISALPLGLKTKLGAAGSGISGGQRQRILIARAVYKQPHYIFFDEATSALDAENERIIHDNLKEFFKKKTVVIIAHRLSTVKNADQIIVLNNGRVVEIGHHNHLVSNKSFYYNLIKNQLELGA from the coding sequence ATGCCTGATTTTATCGCACAACAGGACCAGATGGATTGCGGCCCTGCCTGTCTGGCCATGGTGGCCGCTGCACATGGCAAGGATTACGAGATGCAGTACCTGAGAGATCAGTCTTTTATCAGCAGAGAGGGCGTATCCCTATTGGGAATTACCGAAGCTGCCGAAAAGATTGGTCTTCAAACCGCATGTGTAAAAATAGAGCTTCAACACTTGAATGAAGTTCCTCTTCCCTGCATTCTGCACTGGAATCAGAACCATTTTGTAGTATTGAAAAAGACCAGAAAGCAGCTCTCCTTTTTTAAAAAGGAAAAATGGTCTTATAAAATCGCTGATCCTGCGAAAGGTATTTTATCAATCCAGGAAGATACCCTAAATCGGTCATGGCTGAATGAGGACGGAAAAGGAATCGCATTAATGCTGAATCCGACCGCCGAATTTTACAATGCAAAACCCATTAAAACTAAACAAAGTAAAACAGCTTACCTCAGTAAAATTATCAGTCCGTATAAAATTGATTTAATGAAACTGTTGGGCTGCCTGTTAATCGGGAACCTCTTCACCCTTTCTTTCCCCTTTTTAACCCAGGCCTTAGTGGATTATGGGATTTCCCCTAAAAATTTAGACCATGTGTTTACGATATTGCTGGCGCAGTGTTTTGTTTTTCTCGGCTCCGTGATGGTGGAAATTACAAGAAATACGATGACCTTATTTATCGGCACCAGGCTTAATATTGCCATCATCTCTGATTTTCTGCGGAAACTACTGAAATTGCCCATCAAGTTTTTCGATACTAAAATGATGGGCGATTTTAACCAGCGGATTATGGACCATGAGCGGATTGAAAACTTCCTGACCTCTCAAAGTCTGATTACCGTATTTTCATTTGTCAACCTGCTGGTTTTCTTTTTTGTACTGGGCTGCTATAACATCCAGATTGTTGCGGTCTATAGTGTTTTAACGGCCTTTGCAATTGGCTGGACTTTAATCTTCATGAACAAACGTAAGTTGCTCGACTATTCCCGTTTTCAAAACAAAAGTGAAAATCAGGAAGCGATCTTTGAAATGATCTCCGGGATGCAGGAAATAAAAATGAATAGTTTTGAGGATTATAAAAGAAATGAATGGGAAACTATCCAGAAAAAAGCATTCAATATCAATTATAAAGCACTAAAAATCAATCAGCTTCAGATTACAGGCTTTGATTTTGTAAACCAGTTAAAGAATATACTGGTGACCTACTTTGCAGCAAGAGAGGCCATTGCCGGCAATATTACGCTGGGTGCTGTACTGGCTATCTCTTATATCATTGGCCAGATGAACGGTCCGATTAATCAGCTTTTAGGTTTTTTCCGTTCCCTTCAGGACGCAGGGTTAAGTTTAGACCGACTGAGTGAAATTCAGGATCAAAAAGAAGAAGAATTAACAGGCCAGCTTAGTTTTAATCCTCTTGCTGTTTCCGCGGGACGGAGCGGACTGCTCATTAAAGACCTAAACTTTCAATACGAAGGTCCAAGGTCACCTTTTGTACTGATGGACATCAATTTATACCTTCCAGATGGAAAAACAACAGCTATTGTAGGGACAAGTGGCAGTGGTAAAACCACCTTAATGAAATTACTACTAAAATTCTATGATCCTACTGCTGGGAAAATTCTCCTCAACGAGGATGAATTGTCTAACATTTCGGCTAAAAGCTGGAGAGAAAATTGTGGAATTGTGCTGCAGGATGGTTTTATTTTTTCAGATACCATAGAGCGGAATATTGCTACCGGAGATGTAGTAATCGATTACCAGCGACTGGAGCATGCCATCAGTGTAGCCAACATTAAGGATTTCATCAGCGCTTTACCCTTAGGCCTTAAGACAAAATTAGGCGCAGCAGGCAGTGGCATTTCAGGCGGTCAAAGACAGAGAATCCTGATTGCAAGAGCGGTTTATAAACAACCGCATTACATCTTCTTCGACGAAGCTACGAGCGCGCTGGATGCCGAAAATGAAAGAATTATACACGATAACCTCAAAGAGTTTTTCAAGAAGAAAACCGTAGTGATTATCGCGCACCGTCTTTCTACCGTAAAAAATGCCGATCAGATTATCGTTCTGAACAATGGCCGCGTTGTAGAAATTGGCCACCACAATCATCTGGTCAGCAACAAATCTTTTTACTACAACCTCATCAAAAACCAATTAGAATTAGGAGCATAA
- a CDS encoding radical SAM/SPASM domain-containing protein: protein MKISKFNTSIHYNGKFIYHNSLTEKFLLLDPLLMDLITAAKNEDSVNSIEEIHEELYKSLLMNGFIVPKETDEIQSVRVLMDKIDNQEETYHLMVNPTMNCNFKCWYCYETHIKGSKTSPGTLEKITNYIDNIMSNQKGIKQFVLSFFGGEPLLYYQDVVLPLMQYTYKAADDHKLALGISFTTNGFLINEEMVADFLKYNVTGLQISFDGNKELHDQTRFVSKSRGSYDVIVENIKLLVRNHIRITLRINYTEQNLIGLEDILHSFNDLSATERKYITLSMNKVWQENNENLGDQVIDFKEKATIFGFSIPDAFEGNRVKNSCYADKRNQSVINYNGDVYKCNARDFTKENREGVLLENEISWNPKMEERMSAKLNNKPCLDCSILPICGGGCSQQALEYRGKDYCVNNFDENKKKDIVLNMFLSNNLMNA, encoded by the coding sequence ATGAAAATAAGTAAATTCAATACCTCAATTCATTACAATGGAAAATTCATTTACCACAACTCTTTAACTGAAAAGTTCTTGCTGCTCGACCCATTATTGATGGACCTGATTACCGCAGCAAAAAATGAAGATAGTGTAAACAGCATAGAAGAAATACACGAAGAACTTTACAAATCCTTATTAATGAACGGATTTATTGTGCCAAAAGAAACTGATGAAATCCAAAGTGTCAGGGTACTGATGGATAAAATAGACAATCAGGAGGAAACATATCACCTGATGGTGAACCCCACTATGAATTGTAATTTTAAATGCTGGTACTGCTATGAAACGCACATTAAGGGATCAAAGACTTCTCCTGGAACACTGGAAAAGATCACCAATTATATAGACAACATCATGTCTAATCAAAAAGGAATCAAGCAGTTTGTATTGTCTTTTTTCGGTGGAGAGCCTTTACTATATTACCAGGATGTAGTACTTCCTTTAATGCAGTATACTTACAAGGCTGCTGATGACCATAAACTGGCTTTAGGCATCAGTTTCACCACCAATGGTTTTCTGATTAACGAGGAAATGGTGGCAGACTTCTTAAAATATAATGTTACCGGGCTGCAGATTTCTTTCGACGGAAACAAAGAATTACATGACCAAACCAGATTTGTTTCTAAATCCAGGGGTTCCTATGATGTGATCGTCGAGAATATCAAACTGCTCGTGCGAAATCACATCAGGATTACCCTCCGGATAAATTATACCGAACAGAACCTGATTGGACTGGAAGACATCCTACATAGTTTCAATGACCTCAGCGCCACAGAAAGAAAATATATCACGCTCTCTATGAATAAAGTCTGGCAGGAAAACAACGAAAATCTGGGCGATCAGGTCATCGATTTTAAAGAAAAGGCAACGATTTTCGGGTTTTCCATACCAGACGCTTTTGAGGGTAACCGGGTAAAAAACTCCTGTTATGCAGATAAGAGAAACCAATCTGTCATCAACTATAATGGGGACGTTTACAAGTGTAATGCAAGAGATTTCACTAAAGAAAACCGCGAAGGAGTGCTTTTAGAAAATGAGATTTCATGGAATCCAAAAATGGAAGAACGCATGAGCGCAAAGCTGAACAACAAGCCTTGTCTGGATTGCAGTATTCTGCCGATTTGTGGAGGAGGCTGTTCTCAGCAGGCACTGGAATATCGCGGTAAAGACTATTGTGTAAATAATTTTGACGAGAACAAAAAGAAGGACATTGTTTTAAATATGTTCTTATCAAATAACCTGATGAATGCCTGA